The following coding sequences are from one Lipingzhangella halophila window:
- a CDS encoding SPW repeat protein: MKGRWEDWVAVVAGVAAAVSWVWHGMLGIGMAAMLILGVLTVLAAVISITRPGLIATEVVTLALGVLMFLSPWLLAFAGTMAAAWTAWIAGAVIAVMGIVSLPLANTAHRKAATR, translated from the coding sequence ATGAAAGGACGTTGGGAGGACTGGGTCGCCGTCGTCGCTGGCGTCGCGGCGGCCGTTAGCTGGGTCTGGCACGGGATGCTTGGGATCGGGATGGCAGCCATGCTCATCCTGGGCGTCCTCACCGTCCTCGCGGCGGTGATCTCGATCACCCGCCCCGGCCTGATCGCCACCGAAGTGGTCACGCTCGCACTCGGGGTACTGATGTTCCTCTCGCCGTGGCTCCTGGCGTTCGCCGGAACCATGGCGGCGGCATGGACGGCGTGGATCGCCGGTGCGGTGATCGCGGTGATGGGCATCGTGAGCCTGCCGCTCGCGAATACCGCCCATCGCAAGGCAGCTACACGCTAG
- a CDS encoding cytochrome P450 family protein: protein MAEHRPPVVLAPGISHADLAPDLFAHGPIAQVVLPGGVKLWAITHHDALKEALNTQPDDFVRNAAYWRALNDGEIDPAHPIVAMFNGVDSMLQTDDPDHKRVRQLVQKAFTRRGIQKLQPRVAAVVAELLDEVETAGSERVVDLKEEFAVPLPIRVISELLGIPAEDQARAHDLTTRTLSGLHEGAVDELCAFIDATIEYKRGHPDEGLISQMIAVRDSDDARLSPKELRDNVLLFYTAGYETTMGVITSGVQALLEHPGQMELIRTGQVEWAQAIEEILRWQSSAALIPMMFTAREVEVGGIPLPKGEPLLLAYMAANRDPQVFERANDFDITREPAPHLAFGHGVHRCLGEPLARLELEIALPAVFERLRDMHLWGQRPGPAPSLMMNHPASLRVVLARHVGLGASMATA from the coding sequence ATGGCAGAACACCGCCCGCCCGTCGTCCTCGCACCCGGCATCAGCCACGCCGACCTCGCACCGGACCTCTTCGCCCATGGCCCGATTGCTCAAGTGGTTCTTCCCGGAGGGGTGAAGCTGTGGGCCATCACCCACCACGACGCACTCAAAGAGGCATTGAACACCCAGCCCGACGACTTCGTGCGCAACGCGGCCTATTGGCGCGCCCTCAATGACGGCGAAATCGACCCGGCCCACCCCATCGTCGCGATGTTCAACGGCGTGGACTCGATGCTGCAAACCGACGACCCCGACCACAAACGGGTGCGTCAACTGGTGCAGAAAGCCTTCACCCGCCGCGGCATCCAAAAGCTCCAGCCCCGGGTCGCGGCGGTGGTCGCCGAGCTGCTGGATGAGGTGGAGACCGCCGGGAGCGAGCGCGTCGTCGACCTCAAGGAAGAGTTCGCGGTGCCGCTGCCCATCCGTGTGATCTCCGAACTGCTGGGAATCCCGGCCGAGGACCAGGCCAGAGCACACGACCTGACCACTCGCACCCTGTCCGGGCTGCATGAAGGGGCGGTAGATGAGCTGTGCGCATTCATCGACGCCACCATCGAATACAAGCGCGGCCACCCGGACGAGGGCTTGATTAGCCAGATGATCGCGGTGCGCGACAGCGACGACGCCCGACTCAGCCCCAAGGAGCTGCGTGACAACGTCCTGCTGTTCTACACCGCCGGCTACGAAACCACCATGGGCGTGATCACGAGCGGGGTGCAGGCGCTGCTGGAACACCCCGGCCAGATGGAACTAATCCGCACCGGGCAGGTCGAGTGGGCGCAGGCCATCGAGGAGATCCTGCGCTGGCAGTCCAGCGCGGCGCTGATTCCGATGATGTTCACCGCCCGCGAGGTCGAGGTCGGTGGCATCCCGCTGCCGAAGGGCGAGCCGCTGCTGCTGGCCTACATGGCGGCCAACCGCGACCCCCAGGTGTTCGAGCGCGCCAATGACTTCGACATCACCCGCGAACCTGCACCCCACCTGGCCTTTGGCCACGGGGTGCACCGCTGCCTGGGCGAGCCCTTGGCCCGCCTGGAACTGGAAATCGCCCTGCCCGCCGTGTTCGAGCGGCTCCGCGACATGCATCTGTGGGGCCAGCGCCCAGGACCGGCTCCCAGCCTGATGATGAACCACCCCGCCTCGCTGCGGGTGGTCCTGGCCCGCCATGTCGGCCTCGGTGCCTCCATGGCCACCGCCTAA
- a CDS encoding IS5 family transposase, with product MTERKPYPSDLSDERWALIEPVITAWKAAHPSVSGHQGAYDMREIVNAILYQGRTGCQWAFLPHDLPPSSAVYYYFAAWREEGTDQTIHELLRWQTREKQGRLSDPSLVVLDTQSIRAAAAVPSDTTGNDAGKRVTGRKRGLAVDVLGLVVAVVVLAASAHDNTAGTALLDRVTARTDTVQTALVDQGFKSAVVDHGAALGIGVDIVARNPADRGFVPQPKRWVVEQTYGTLALHRRLVRDYEHRPASSESRVYWAMSDVMARRLTGTSGSPWRGA from the coding sequence GTGACGGAACGCAAGCCCTACCCCAGCGACTTATCCGACGAGCGGTGGGCCCTGATCGAACCGGTGATCACGGCCTGGAAGGCCGCCCACCCCTCGGTCAGCGGCCACCAGGGCGCCTACGACATGCGCGAGATCGTCAACGCGATCCTCTACCAGGGCCGCACTGGCTGCCAGTGGGCCTTCCTGCCTCACGACCTGCCGCCCTCCAGCGCCGTCTACTACTACTTCGCCGCCTGGCGCGAGGAGGGCACCGACCAGACCATCCACGAGCTGCTGCGCTGGCAGACACGGGAGAAACAAGGTCGATTATCCGACCCGAGCCTGGTGGTTCTGGACACCCAGAGCATCCGCGCCGCGGCCGCCGTCCCCTCCGACACCACCGGCAACGACGCGGGAAAACGCGTCACCGGGCGCAAGCGTGGCCTGGCCGTGGACGTACTGGGCCTGGTCGTGGCGGTGGTGGTCCTGGCCGCATCCGCCCACGACAACACCGCCGGCACCGCCCTGCTGGACCGTGTCACCGCCCGGACCGACACCGTACAAACCGCCCTGGTCGACCAGGGCTTCAAAAGCGCCGTCGTGGACCACGGAGCCGCGCTGGGCATCGGCGTGGACATCGTGGCGCGCAACCCGGCCGACCGCGGGTTCGTTCCCCAGCCCAAACGGTGGGTGGTGGAGCAGACCTACGGCACCCTGGCCCTGCATCGGCGCCTGGTCCGCGACTACGAGCACCGCCCCGCCAGTTCCGAGTCGCGCGTGTACTGGGCGATGAGCGATGTGATGGCCCGTCGGCTGACCGGCACCTCCGGCTCCCCCTGGCGCGGCGCATGA
- a CDS encoding transposase — MSDTLPDGLWEFVQQLPPPPPKPGRPRMDQRAVLTTVLFVQVSGCSWETTDGLFGIRGRFVG, encoded by the coding sequence GTGAGCGATACGTTGCCCGATGGGCTGTGGGAGTTCGTCCAACAGCTTCCGCCCCCTCCGCCGAAGCCCGGCCGGCCTCGCATGGACCAGCGTGCGGTGCTAACCACCGTGCTGTTCGTCCAGGTCTCGGGCTGCTCCTGGGAGACGACCGACGGCCTGTTCGGCATCAGAGGGCGTTTCGTGGGTTGA
- a CDS encoding ATP-dependent helicase, whose translation MTANPYRLVRSPHPPPDAPRLDDNQRRVVDHKGGPLLVLAGPGTGKTTTIVEAVVDRIENRGVDPSRVLVLTFSRKAAQELRERITARLRRTTREPLALTFHSYAYALIHREFRRAGDHPPRLLSGPEQLMEMREILSGEIADGAEMWPERLRPALRARGFAEELRDFLMRAQERGLDSPDLDRLGREHGRDDWVAAGDFLDRYTGRFDIAPVPTCNYAELVRVAANLLSDPGIQARERAAHEVVFVDEYQDTDPAQEELLRALAGDGRDLVAVGDPDQSIYGFRGADVRGILEFPQRFRAVDRSEAPVVALRTCRRSGRALLAASRGAAQRLPAAPAAGHGPANAHRALEPAPGSPEGEVRVLLAESATQEAAVIADTLRRAHLIDGVPWSRMAVLVRSATQQLPVLRRALAAAGVPVVVGGDELPLASEPLLRSMLLLVRCALRPETLDDDAAHTLLTSPFGGADTIGLRRLGRALRSLELETGGHRTAAVLLTDTLRDPRGLTMVEPAVAAPAQRVADLLRLVRKRADAGGSAEEVLWELWRASGLSEKLANAAQAGGRRGAAADRDLDAVVALFESAARYCDRLPPGLPEGFLDDLEAQEIPGDSLAERAPEGDAVRILTAHRSKGLEWDLTVVAGVQEGDWPDLRLRGSLLGVEQLVDTVAGISDNSGAAVASKLLDEERRLFYVATTRARHTLLVTAVGGDDTEERPSRFLAELGVGEPERVSTGRRWLSLPALVADLRSVVTDSSRPDPLRRAAAAHLARLADEGVRGADPAEWYALTPLSDDRPLADEDETIRVSPSQVESFTTCRLRWLLENAAGATGADMTSALGSIVHAIAVLVAEGESMAEIQRRMDGIWSELDFGGPWFAIKERERADEMVRKLISWHEGNERELVVTEEGFQVDIGGIEIIGRVDRLERDAAGRAFVVDIKTGSSVPKDEEIGRHPQLGVYQLAVLKDAFARFGLAGPGGASLVQVGGTRVNPKEQPQPALSDDSDPAWPQRLVRGVADGMAGASFAATRNTFCDSCAVRSSCPAHDEGKRV comes from the coding sequence GTGACCGCCAACCCGTACCGCCTGGTGCGCAGCCCGCACCCGCCCCCGGACGCCCCGAGGCTGGACGACAACCAGCGGCGTGTGGTCGACCACAAGGGCGGGCCGCTGCTGGTGCTGGCCGGGCCCGGCACCGGCAAGACCACGACCATCGTCGAGGCGGTTGTCGACCGGATAGAGAACCGCGGCGTCGACCCCTCGCGGGTGCTGGTGCTCACGTTCAGCCGCAAGGCCGCTCAGGAGCTACGTGAGCGGATCACGGCACGGCTGCGGCGCACCACGCGCGAACCGCTGGCACTCACCTTCCACAGTTACGCCTACGCGCTGATCCACCGCGAGTTCCGGCGCGCCGGCGACCACCCGCCGCGGCTGCTGTCGGGGCCCGAACAGCTCATGGAGATGCGCGAGATCCTTTCCGGCGAGATCGCCGACGGCGCCGAGATGTGGCCCGAGCGGCTGCGTCCGGCACTGCGCGCCCGCGGCTTCGCCGAGGAGCTGCGCGACTTCCTCATGCGGGCCCAGGAAAGAGGGCTCGACTCTCCCGACCTGGACCGTCTCGGGCGCGAGCACGGCCGCGACGACTGGGTGGCCGCGGGCGACTTCCTTGACCGCTACACCGGCCGGTTCGACATAGCCCCGGTTCCCACCTGCAACTACGCAGAACTGGTGCGGGTAGCGGCGAACCTGCTGTCCGACCCCGGGATCCAGGCCCGCGAGCGAGCGGCCCACGAGGTGGTGTTCGTCGACGAGTACCAGGACACCGATCCCGCCCAGGAGGAGCTGCTGCGCGCGCTGGCCGGAGACGGGCGGGACCTGGTCGCCGTGGGCGACCCCGACCAGTCGATCTACGGTTTCCGCGGCGCGGACGTCCGCGGGATCCTGGAGTTCCCGCAGCGCTTCCGCGCGGTCGACCGCAGCGAGGCGCCGGTCGTGGCGTTGCGCACCTGCCGCCGCAGCGGCCGCGCGCTGCTCGCCGCGTCCCGCGGGGCCGCCCAGAGGCTGCCCGCCGCGCCGGCCGCCGGGCACGGCCCGGCCAACGCGCACCGCGCGCTGGAGCCGGCCCCCGGATCCCCCGAAGGGGAGGTCCGCGTGCTGCTGGCCGAGAGCGCCACGCAGGAGGCCGCGGTCATCGCCGACACGCTGCGCCGGGCGCATCTCATCGACGGCGTTCCGTGGTCGCGCATGGCGGTGCTGGTCCGCTCCGCTACCCAGCAGCTCCCGGTGCTGCGCCGGGCACTGGCAGCGGCGGGCGTCCCGGTTGTTGTAGGGGGCGACGAACTACCGCTGGCCTCCGAGCCGCTGCTCCGTTCGATGCTGTTGTTGGTCCGGTGCGCGCTGCGGCCCGAGACGCTGGACGACGACGCAGCGCACACGCTGCTGACGAGCCCTTTCGGGGGCGCGGACACCATTGGGCTGCGCCGCCTCGGCCGGGCGCTGCGCAGCCTGGAGCTGGAGACCGGGGGCCACCGCACGGCAGCGGTGCTGCTCACCGACACGCTGCGCGACCCGCGCGGGCTGACCATGGTCGAACCCGCGGTCGCCGCGCCGGCCCAGCGCGTGGCCGACCTGCTGCGCCTGGTCCGGAAACGCGCCGACGCGGGCGGGTCGGCCGAAGAGGTGCTGTGGGAGCTGTGGCGCGCCAGTGGCCTGTCGGAGAAGCTGGCCAACGCCGCACAGGCCGGGGGCCGCCGGGGTGCGGCGGCAGACCGCGACCTTGACGCCGTTGTCGCGTTGTTCGAGAGCGCCGCGCGCTACTGCGACCGCCTCCCGCCCGGCCTGCCCGAAGGGTTCCTGGACGACTTGGAGGCCCAGGAGATCCCGGGCGACTCGCTCGCGGAGCGGGCGCCCGAGGGTGATGCCGTACGCATCCTCACCGCCCACCGGTCCAAAGGGCTCGAATGGGATCTCACAGTGGTCGCCGGGGTACAGGAGGGCGACTGGCCCGACCTGCGGCTGCGTGGCTCACTGCTGGGGGTGGAGCAGCTCGTCGACACTGTCGCGGGCATCTCGGACAACTCGGGCGCCGCGGTGGCGTCCAAGCTGCTCGACGAGGAGCGCCGGCTGTTCTACGTCGCGACCACCCGCGCCCGGCACACGCTGCTCGTCACCGCTGTGGGCGGGGACGACACCGAGGAACGGCCGTCGCGGTTCCTCGCCGAGCTCGGCGTGGGGGAGCCGGAGCGCGTCAGCACCGGCCGCCGCTGGCTCTCGCTTCCCGCGCTCGTGGCCGACCTGCGTTCCGTCGTCACCGACTCCAGCCGTCCTGATCCCCTGCGCCGGGCGGCCGCGGCCCACCTGGCCCGCCTCGCCGACGAGGGGGTGCGGGGCGCGGACCCCGCCGAGTGGTACGCGCTCACCCCGCTCTCCGACGACCGGCCGCTCGCGGACGAGGACGAGACCATCCGGGTTTCGCCCTCGCAGGTGGAGAGCTTCACCACGTGTCGGCTCCGCTGGCTCTTGGAGAACGCCGCCGGCGCGACGGGAGCCGACATGACATCGGCGCTCGGCAGCATCGTGCACGCGATCGCCGTTCTCGTCGCCGAAGGCGAGAGCATGGCCGAGATCCAGCGGCGGATGGACGGTATCTGGTCCGAGCTGGACTTCGGCGGCCCCTGGTTCGCGATAAAGGAGCGTGAACGTGCCGACGAAATGGTGCGCAAGCTCATCTCCTGGCACGAGGGCAACGAGCGGGAACTCGTGGTGACCGAGGAAGGCTTCCAGGTCGACATCGGGGGCATCGAGATCATCGGGCGGGTCGACCGGCTGGAGCGCGACGCCGCGGGGCGCGCCTTCGTCGTGGACATCAAGACCGGCAGCTCGGTTCCCAAGGACGAGGAGATCGGGCGCCACCCGCAGCTCGGCGTGTACCAGTTGGCGGTGCTCAAGGACGCCTTCGCGCGGTTCGGGCTGGCCGGGCCGGGCGGGGCCTCGCTCGTGCAGGTCGGCGGGACCCGCGTCAACCCGAAGGAGCAGCCGCAGCCAGCGCTGTCCGACGACTCCGATCCCGCGTGGCCGCAGAGGCTGGTGCGGGGCGTCGCGGACGGCATGGCCGGGGCGAGCTTCGCGGCCACGCGCAACACGTTCTGCGACTCCTGCGCGGTACGGTCGAGCTGCCCCGCCCACGACGAAGGAAAACGGGTGTGA
- a CDS encoding ATP-dependent helicase — protein MTEVAHEHEARAITPAELARLLGQPEPTAEQADVVSAPLGPGVVIAGAGSGKSETMAGRVVWLVANGYVRPEHVLGLTFTRKAAAELAERVRRRLDQLRGTEQVPAEILDGDPVVSTYNSYAARLVADHALREAIEPATRLISQGQSWQLAARIVGSYDGPMDEITVKPATVVRRMLDLAGELADHLRTPDDVRDIGHWIDERVAAVSATGKVTKDTKELVSTQRKREQLLPLVERYARAKAAREVMDYSDQVALAARIATRHADVGMIERSRYRVVLLDEYQDTSHAQLLLLRALFGGGHPVTAVGDPCQSIYGWRGASAGNLTGFPTDFPEKPGQPAPVRRLATSFRNGERVLSAARRLSEPLREEAGHVPVLYPGPARRGRGTVACGLFHTETEEAAWIAETVNTVMSQPGHLAPDSLEWPAGEGGAPISPGDVAILCRKRSQFPVLREALEGQGIPVEVVGLGGLLTVPEVRDIVATLRVIQDASAGNELARLLTGPRWRMGPRDLVALGSRASELAKETRRDLRGPEPADGDQPDGDDLLRRTVLDLTAESGSLADALDDLGPAEHYSETGYERLNALADELRGLRKLTGQPLPELITEIERVLGLDIEVGARTGRDPVAARADLDAFVDAAVRFTGNSDDPTLGAFLNYLRSAEDAEKGLEPGERVSGSDTVKLMTVHGAKGLQWPLVVVPGLSGGRYPVFPTNPRDTGGWVRQEHQIPFPLRGDAAGLPKLDDVDKDSLASFKDADKARHRLEERRLAYVAVTRASFALLCTGHWWGHANASKRGPSPFLEEIRDACESGAGRVARWAPPPEEGERNPQTSEIEPVEWPRAPESDDGAAGERFREIADGADLVRQARDGEGHRWLDLLERAEMPAHMRRRLDGWSRDTDLLLAHRDTPDTADGTIPVELPGHLSVSSLVALARDPEGLARWIRRPLPRPPAPHTRRGTAFHAWLEQRFGQQTLLVPGELPGAADDTAGGDEDLEELQRRFEASEWGERIPLDVEVPFETTIGDRLVRGRMDAVFHDSATGRYDVVDWKTGRPPEDERERAAIAVQLAAYRLAWAELVGVPLEEVSAAFHYVRADRTVRPADLLDAEGLAALIRDLPEPG, from the coding sequence GTGACCGAGGTGGCGCACGAGCATGAGGCGCGGGCCATCACCCCCGCTGAGCTGGCCCGGCTGTTGGGGCAGCCGGAACCCACCGCCGAGCAGGCCGACGTTGTCTCGGCACCGCTCGGTCCGGGCGTGGTCATCGCCGGAGCGGGATCCGGCAAGAGCGAGACCATGGCCGGCCGGGTCGTGTGGCTGGTGGCCAACGGATACGTGCGGCCGGAGCACGTCCTGGGACTCACCTTCACCCGGAAGGCCGCCGCGGAGCTGGCCGAGCGTGTACGCAGGAGGCTCGACCAGTTGCGCGGCACCGAGCAGGTGCCCGCGGAGATCCTCGACGGCGACCCGGTGGTGTCCACCTACAACTCCTACGCCGCGCGGCTGGTCGCCGACCACGCGCTGCGCGAGGCCATCGAGCCCGCCACCCGGCTCATCAGCCAAGGGCAGTCCTGGCAGCTCGCGGCGCGCATCGTGGGCAGCTACGACGGCCCCATGGACGAGATCACGGTCAAGCCGGCCACCGTCGTCCGGCGGATGCTCGACCTCGCCGGTGAGCTCGCCGACCACCTGCGCACCCCCGACGATGTGCGCGACATCGGCCACTGGATCGACGAGCGCGTCGCCGCGGTGTCGGCGACCGGCAAGGTCACCAAGGACACGAAGGAGCTGGTGTCCACCCAGCGCAAGCGGGAGCAGTTGCTGCCGCTCGTCGAGCGCTACGCCCGTGCCAAGGCGGCGCGCGAGGTCATGGACTACAGCGACCAGGTGGCGCTGGCCGCGCGGATCGCGACGCGCCATGCCGATGTCGGGATGATCGAGCGCAGCCGCTACCGCGTGGTCCTGCTCGACGAGTACCAGGACACCAGCCATGCCCAGCTCCTGCTGCTGCGAGCGCTCTTCGGCGGCGGGCACCCGGTCACCGCCGTCGGTGACCCGTGCCAGTCCATCTACGGCTGGCGCGGCGCGAGCGCCGGCAACCTCACCGGCTTTCCCACGGACTTCCCCGAGAAGCCCGGCCAGCCCGCCCCGGTGCGCCGCCTCGCCACGAGCTTCCGCAACGGTGAGCGCGTGCTGAGCGCCGCCCGGCGGTTGTCCGAGCCGCTGCGCGAGGAGGCCGGCCACGTGCCCGTGCTGTACCCGGGGCCGGCGCGGCGCGGCCGCGGCACCGTGGCGTGCGGCCTCTTCCACACCGAGACCGAGGAGGCGGCGTGGATCGCCGAGACGGTCAACACCGTCATGTCCCAGCCCGGCCACCTCGCGCCCGACAGTCTCGAATGGCCCGCTGGCGAGGGCGGCGCGCCCATCTCCCCGGGCGACGTGGCGATCCTGTGCCGCAAGCGGTCCCAGTTCCCGGTGCTGCGCGAAGCCCTGGAGGGCCAGGGGATCCCCGTGGAGGTCGTGGGGCTCGGCGGGTTGCTGACCGTGCCCGAGGTCCGCGACATCGTGGCCACATTGCGCGTCATCCAGGACGCCTCGGCCGGCAACGAGCTCGCCCGGCTGCTCACCGGCCCCCGGTGGCGTATGGGGCCGAGAGACCTGGTGGCGCTCGGCTCGCGTGCCTCCGAGCTGGCCAAGGAGACCCGGCGCGACCTGCGCGGCCCGGAGCCGGCTGACGGCGACCAGCCGGACGGCGACGACCTGCTGCGCCGCACCGTCCTGGACCTGACCGCCGAGTCCGGCAGCCTCGCTGACGCTCTTGACGACCTCGGCCCCGCGGAGCACTACTCCGAGACCGGCTACGAGCGGCTGAACGCCCTCGCCGACGAGCTGCGCGGGCTGCGCAAGCTCACCGGCCAGCCGCTGCCCGAGCTCATCACCGAGATCGAACGCGTCCTCGGCCTGGACATCGAGGTCGGGGCGCGCACCGGCCGCGACCCGGTGGCCGCGCGCGCCGACCTCGACGCCTTCGTCGACGCAGCGGTGCGCTTCACTGGCAACAGCGACGACCCCACGCTCGGCGCCTTCCTGAACTACCTGCGCTCGGCCGAGGACGCCGAGAAGGGCCTGGAACCCGGCGAGCGTGTCAGCGGCAGCGACACCGTGAAGCTCATGACCGTGCACGGCGCCAAGGGGCTGCAGTGGCCACTGGTGGTGGTTCCCGGGCTCTCGGGCGGCCGGTACCCGGTGTTCCCCACCAACCCGCGCGATACCGGGGGCTGGGTCCGCCAGGAGCACCAGATCCCGTTCCCCCTGCGCGGCGACGCGGCGGGACTGCCGAAGCTCGACGACGTCGACAAGGACAGCCTGGCGAGCTTCAAGGACGCCGACAAGGCCCGGCACCGCCTGGAGGAACGGCGGCTCGCCTACGTCGCCGTGACCCGCGCCTCGTTCGCGCTGCTGTGCACCGGCCACTGGTGGGGGCACGCCAACGCGAGCAAACGCGGCCCGTCGCCGTTCCTGGAAGAGATCAGGGACGCCTGCGAGAGCGGCGCCGGACGGGTCGCGCGCTGGGCTCCGCCCCCCGAGGAGGGCGAGCGCAATCCCCAGACCAGCGAGATCGAGCCGGTCGAGTGGCCGCGGGCGCCCGAGTCCGACGACGGCGCCGCCGGCGAGCGGTTCCGCGAGATCGCCGACGGCGCCGACCTGGTGCGGCAGGCCCGCGACGGAGAGGGGCACCGGTGGCTGGATCTGCTGGAGCGCGCCGAGATGCCCGCGCACATGCGGCGCCGTCTCGACGGCTGGAGCCGCGACACCGACCTGCTACTCGCCCACCGGGACACGCCGGACACCGCCGACGGCACCATCCCGGTGGAGCTGCCCGGCCACCTGTCCGTGTCGTCGCTGGTCGCGCTGGCACGGGACCCCGAAGGTCTCGCCCGGTGGATCCGCCGCCCGCTGCCGCGCCCGCCCGCACCGCACACCCGGCGCGGCACCGCCTTCCACGCGTGGCTGGAGCAGCGCTTCGGCCAGCAGACACTCCTGGTGCCCGGCGAGCTCCCGGGCGCCGCCGACGACACCGCCGGCGGCGACGAGGACCTTGAGGAGCTGCAGCGCCGGTTCGAGGCCTCGGAATGGGGCGAGCGGATCCCGCTGGACGTGGAGGTGCCGTTCGAGACCACCATCGGCGACCGCCTGGTCCGCGGGCGGATGGACGCCGTGTTCCACGACAGCGCCACCGGGCGCTACGACGTCGTCGACTGGAAGACCGGCCGCCCACCCGAGGACGAGCGCGAGCGTGCAGCCATCGCCGTCCAGCTCGCCGCGTACCGCCTCGCCTGGGCGGAGCTGGTCGGGGTGCCGCTGGAGGAGGTCAGCGCGGCGTTCCACTACGTCCGCGCCGACCGGACGGTCCGCCCCGCCGACCTCCTCGACGCCGAAGGGCTCGCCGCCCTCATCCGCGACCTCCCCGAACCCGGCTGA
- the nudC gene encoding NAD(+) diphosphatase: MTNHDLTPALSRGDIDTVGHRRRDDGWLEKAWADPNTRVLVLQSGDPSTYGWRALLARQSRALVTTGPGRPRLVFHSPAEAPEGERYLLGADSEGRAIFAVRAAADRDLPEREGTESASLREVGALLDDRDSGLLTHAVAVANWNATHRFCPMCGAPLSMTAAGHVRVCEQEGTEHFPRMDPAVIMLVHREADGVEQCLLGNNPRWPSNRYSVLAGFVEPGESLEQAVVREVAEEVGVLVAEPRYLASQPWPFPRSLMLGYLARAVGETERTDAEEIADVRWFSRPQLYEAAHAGEVLLPGSVSIARKLIEHWYGGELPGEW, from the coding sequence ATGACGAACCATGACCTGACACCGGCACTCTCCCGCGGTGACATCGACACTGTCGGGCACCGGCGACGCGACGACGGGTGGCTGGAGAAGGCCTGGGCCGACCCCAACACCCGGGTGCTGGTCCTGCAGAGCGGCGACCCCAGCACCTACGGCTGGCGGGCGCTGCTGGCGCGCCAGTCGCGCGCCCTGGTCACCACCGGACCGGGGCGGCCGCGGTTGGTTTTCCACTCGCCGGCCGAGGCTCCCGAGGGGGAGCGCTACCTGCTCGGGGCCGACAGCGAGGGACGGGCCATCTTCGCCGTTCGCGCCGCCGCGGACCGTGACCTGCCCGAGCGCGAGGGCACCGAGTCCGCGTCGCTGCGCGAGGTGGGCGCGCTGCTCGACGACCGCGACTCCGGGCTGCTCACCCACGCCGTCGCGGTCGCCAACTGGAACGCCACACACCGCTTCTGCCCGATGTGCGGCGCCCCGCTGAGCATGACCGCGGCCGGGCACGTGCGCGTCTGCGAGCAGGAGGGCACCGAGCACTTCCCACGGATGGACCCGGCTGTGATCATGCTGGTCCACCGCGAAGCCGACGGGGTCGAGCAGTGCCTACTCGGCAACAACCCCCGCTGGCCGAGCAACCGGTACTCGGTGCTCGCCGGGTTCGTGGAGCCCGGGGAGTCACTGGAGCAGGCCGTGGTGCGCGAGGTCGCCGAAGAGGTCGGCGTGCTCGTGGCCGAGCCGCGGTACCTGGCATCGCAGCCGTGGCCGTTCCCGCGCAGCCTGATGCTGGGCTACCTGGCGCGGGCGGTCGGCGAGACCGAGCGCACCGACGCCGAGGAGATCGCCGACGTGCGCTGGTTCAGCCGCCCGCAGCTGTACGAGGCGGCGCATGCCGGCGAGGTGCTGCTGCCCGGATCGGTCTCGATCGCCCGCAAGCTGATCGAGCACTGGTACGGCGGCGAGCTACCCGGCGAATGGTAG
- a CDS encoding ANTAR domain-containing response regulator produces the protein MGDDVTPYSTAQEDAGRNADLGVIRRTPDGWRVHNGQELPDLLSAMVLADLLATEERRVDTPSTSPPKAPDDATEIEQLRVTVSQLEHALHTRVVVEQAIGVLSERHALKPREAFQRLRSAARSRGRKVADLAREVITSSTAPSTPLPGDLAAESSTSPS, from the coding sequence ATGGGGGATGATGTGACGCCGTACAGCACAGCGCAGGAGGACGCCGGGCGAAACGCCGACTTAGGCGTTATCCGGCGCACGCCGGACGGATGGCGCGTGCACAACGGGCAGGAGCTGCCCGACCTGTTGAGCGCCATGGTGCTGGCCGACCTGCTCGCCACGGAGGAGCGCCGGGTGGACACCCCGTCCACCAGTCCGCCGAAGGCGCCCGACGATGCCACGGAGATCGAACAGCTCCGGGTGACCGTCAGCCAACTGGAGCACGCGCTGCACACCCGGGTGGTTGTCGAGCAGGCCATCGGAGTGCTGTCCGAGCGGCACGCCCTGAAGCCTCGCGAGGCGTTCCAGCGGCTTCGCTCCGCCGCCCGATCGCGCGGCCGAAAGGTCGCCGACCTGGCACGGGAGGTCATCACGAGCTCCACTGCCCCTTCGACCCCGCTTCCCGGCGATCTCGCGGCCGAAAGCTCGACGTCGCCGTCCTAG
- a CDS encoding mycoredoxin yields the protein MTTPTSSTTEQVTMYSTPWCGFCKRLKSQLARDGIAIQEVDIERDPSAAEYVMGVNGGNQTVPTLVFADGTAMTNPSLAQVKEKLTEQ from the coding sequence ATGACCACCCCTACCTCCTCGACCACCGAGCAGGTCACGATGTACTCCACCCCTTGGTGCGGGTTCTGCAAGCGGCTCAAGAGCCAGCTCGCGCGGGATGGCATCGCGATCCAGGAGGTCGACATCGAACGCGACCCCTCTGCTGCTGAGTACGTGATGGGGGTCAACGGTGGCAACCAGACGGTTCCGACCCTGGTGTTCGCCGATGGCACGGCCATGACGAACCCGTCACTGGCCCAGGTCAAGGAGAAGCTCACGGAGCAGTAG